One genomic region from Parerythrobacter aestuarii encodes:
- a CDS encoding PaaI family thioesterase, whose translation MAGAVPKYRVEFVERTGMTRLEERRGYARLMMPLAGNENHVNVMYLGAYTVLAEAVAAVPGIAVLDTTRFFPIIKDIYVDFHKSAASDVTAEFTLEEEQIEAMLADLERKGSSGYVAEFPMHDADGMHVATGRVTVKMLSHGWKKPE comes from the coding sequence ATGGCCGGGGCAGTTCCCAAGTATCGGGTAGAGTTCGTCGAGCGGACGGGGATGACTCGGCTGGAAGAACGGCGCGGCTATGCCAGGCTGATGATGCCGCTGGCAGGCAATGAGAACCACGTCAACGTGATGTATCTCGGTGCCTATACCGTGCTGGCGGAAGCGGTGGCGGCAGTCCCCGGGATCGCCGTGCTCGACACCACCCGCTTCTTCCCGATCATCAAGGACATCTATGTCGACTTCCACAAGTCCGCCGCGAGCGACGTGACGGCCGAGTTCACGCTCGAGGAAGAGCAGATCGAGGCGATGCTGGCCGATCTCGAGCGCAAGGGCAGCTCGGGCTATGTCGCCGAGTTCCCGATGCACGACGCCGATGGCATGCATGTCGCCACCGGGCGGGTCACGGTGAAGATGCTCAGCCATGGCTGGAAGAAGCCCGAATGA
- a CDS encoding tetratricopeptide repeat-containing sulfotransferase family protein: protein MARAMGSLVDQAEAALRQGRYADARAALEQALAGGLEARLASEARSMLGLAMVAMGQAPAALEHLRAAVTAEPSEAMFRYNLGRGLEAVGDFAGAVAEQRQAVRLAPGMAALEIALAQALMGAGQFDEARPLLEKFAANPQAPAVVTRLLVQCLAGAGDTHAALDKAKALLPADIGAADAQGRADAMSAASLAHAAMHYGEAADITRALVSRDAADADAATVLAQLLLWTEGPEAAREVLVSARAAGAQSPRLLVELVALGEPVTDEAQAMALRDDVPATERADLLLALAQAADRAGDPAQAWQLASKGKAVSPGGAARDWRATLETQRTIYRACAPDMAVGDGPKQLYLLGTPRSGQSLLQSILAASPQVASLGERGALLQHLLFRELDVAAMAAGQRDSLLRDLAEADRRGIERLVGKPAWVVDKSPLHFAIAGNITRVHPGAKFAAVLRDPADVAVSIWLRRFPPVYDYANDFGAILDHLDIALDALAMWRDEGIAIRLIDFAQFVADPAGEGEALFDWLGLEWSAGYLDPANRTEPVPTYSATQVRQVVGQGGSRGAGPYAEQLEPFAETLEMLRRKQAALLN from the coding sequence ATGGCGCGGGCCATGGGTTCACTGGTCGACCAGGCAGAGGCCGCACTGCGGCAAGGGCGCTATGCGGATGCCAGGGCGGCGCTGGAGCAAGCGCTGGCTGGTGGTCTTGAGGCACGGCTGGCGAGCGAGGCGCGCTCGATGCTGGGTCTGGCGATGGTGGCGATGGGGCAGGCTCCGGCGGCGCTTGAGCACCTGCGCGCTGCAGTGACGGCGGAGCCGTCCGAGGCGATGTTCCGCTACAACCTCGGGCGCGGGCTGGAGGCCGTGGGCGACTTCGCCGGGGCAGTGGCGGAGCAGCGCCAAGCGGTTCGGCTGGCCCCCGGCATGGCGGCGCTGGAGATCGCGCTTGCGCAGGCGCTGATGGGGGCGGGGCAGTTCGACGAAGCGCGCCCGTTGCTGGAGAAATTCGCTGCCAACCCGCAAGCCCCTGCGGTCGTGACGCGGCTGCTGGTGCAATGCCTTGCGGGGGCGGGCGATACCCATGCGGCACTGGACAAGGCGAAGGCGCTGCTGCCGGCGGATATCGGCGCTGCCGATGCCCAGGGCCGCGCGGACGCGATGTCGGCGGCGAGCCTCGCTCATGCGGCGATGCACTATGGGGAGGCGGCAGATATCACCCGCGCGCTGGTCAGCCGGGACGCCGCCGATGCCGATGCGGCAACGGTGTTGGCGCAGCTGCTGCTGTGGACGGAAGGACCGGAAGCGGCGCGCGAAGTGCTGGTGTCCGCGCGGGCGGCCGGGGCGCAATCACCGCGGCTGCTGGTCGAACTAGTCGCGCTGGGTGAACCAGTTACCGATGAGGCGCAGGCCATGGCCCTGCGCGACGATGTTCCCGCGACAGAGCGGGCCGACCTCTTGCTGGCGCTGGCACAGGCGGCCGACCGCGCGGGCGATCCGGCGCAGGCTTGGCAACTGGCGAGTAAAGGCAAGGCGGTTTCGCCTGGCGGTGCAGCGCGCGACTGGCGGGCAACGCTGGAAACACAGCGCACGATCTACCGGGCCTGCGCGCCAGATATGGCAGTGGGTGACGGGCCGAAGCAGCTCTACCTGCTCGGCACGCCGCGCTCGGGCCAGTCGCTGCTGCAGTCTATCCTCGCTGCATCGCCGCAAGTAGCGTCGCTGGGCGAACGCGGCGCGCTGTTGCAGCACCTTCTGTTCCGCGAACTGGACGTCGCCGCGATGGCCGCAGGGCAACGAGATTCGCTGCTGCGCGATCTCGCTGAAGCCGACCGGCGCGGGATCGAGCGGCTGGTGGGGAAGCCTGCGTGGGTTGTCGACAAATCGCCGCTGCACTTTGCTATCGCGGGGAACATTACCCGGGTCCATCCCGGTGCGAAATTCGCTGCGGTGCTGCGTGATCCGGCCGATGTCGCCGTGTCGATCTGGTTGCGGCGGTTCCCGCCGGTCTATGACTATGCCAACGACTTCGGAGCGATCCTCGACCATCTCGACATCGCACTCGATGCGCTGGCGATGTGGCGGGATGAGGGAATCGCCATCCGACTGATCGACTTCGCGCAGTTCGTCGCCGATCCTGCGGGTGAAGGCGAGGCGCTGTTCGACTGGCTGGGCCTGGAGTGGTCAGCGGGTTATCTCGACCCGGCCAACCGCACCGAACCGGTCCCGACCTACAGCGCGACTCAAGTGAGACAGGTGGTCGGGCAGGGGGGATCGCGCGGAGCAGGACCCTATGCTGAACAACTGGAGCCCTTTGCCGAGACACTGGAAATGTTGCGACGAAAGCAGGCCGCACTCCTCAACTGA
- a CDS encoding EthD domain-containing protein, producing the protein MLKLTYCLHRLPSLSREEFQHYWRGTHAPLVKAAAPHLGIERYVQSHTEEHAVVAATAAGRGIPVGDGEEYDGVAELWFADDAFDGEPTAEAANHSRILAEDEAKFIDFARSRIFITRENVVVG; encoded by the coding sequence ATGCTCAAGCTGACCTACTGCCTCCACCGCCTGCCATCGCTCAGCCGCGAAGAGTTCCAGCATTACTGGCGTGGAACGCATGCCCCGCTGGTGAAGGCTGCGGCGCCGCATCTCGGCATAGAGCGCTATGTCCAGAGCCACACCGAGGAGCATGCGGTGGTCGCTGCCACGGCAGCCGGGCGTGGGATCCCGGTGGGCGATGGAGAGGAGTACGACGGCGTCGCCGAGCTGTGGTTCGCCGATGATGCCTTTGACGGGGAACCCACCGCCGAAGCCGCCAACCACAGCCGCATCCTAGCCGAGGACGAGGCCAAATTCATCGACTTTGCCCGCAGCCGGATATTCATCACGCGCGAAAATGTGGTGGTGGGTTAG
- a CDS encoding HPF/RaiA family ribosome-associated protein: MQVQFNSDSSVMGTENVAERIEARVRSKLARFEERLTRLEIHVHDENAHKHGHDDKACTIEARPRGGRPIGVTENAATVDDAARKAATTLAQRLQRHFGRESKHGHDQRPDKAI, encoded by the coding sequence ATGCAGGTCCAGTTCAATTCCGACAGCAGCGTCATGGGGACGGAAAACGTCGCCGAGCGGATCGAAGCGAGAGTGCGCAGCAAGCTGGCGCGGTTCGAGGAGCGGCTGACGCGGCTGGAAATCCATGTTCATGACGAGAACGCGCACAAGCACGGGCATGACGACAAGGCCTGCACGATCGAGGCGCGCCCGCGCGGCGGCAGGCCGATTGGCGTGACGGAAAACGCCGCCACCGTCGATGATGCCGCGCGCAAGGCCGCTACGACTCTGGCCCAGCGCCTGCAGCGCCACTTTGGCCGTGAGAGCAAGCACGGTCACGACCAGCGGCCCGACAAGGCAATATAA
- a CDS encoding SpoIIAA family protein → MIDIDQSHPEFVILHPEGALSKADFAELTKAIDTRINETDRVPNLVICLEKVPHWDSIGALASHFNFVKVHQKVVKKVAVVGDSPLLSVAPEIANFFVSATVRRFPSHKLEDAKAWAAATEDDPGHFETIDGLPRDVVAVRAVGIITGEDYREMLLPLVQEKLKEHDKLKCLFVLDHDYTAYTGSAAWEDTKFDLALLRDFTRVAVVTDVEWMVKAFRLFGPLMPYDFRLFGLAELEEAKGWIKR, encoded by the coding sequence ATGATCGATATCGACCAATCCCACCCCGAGTTCGTCATCCTGCACCCTGAAGGTGCCTTGTCGAAGGCAGACTTTGCCGAGCTGACGAAAGCCATCGACACGCGCATCAACGAGACCGACCGTGTGCCCAATCTCGTGATTTGCCTGGAGAAGGTGCCGCATTGGGACAGCATCGGCGCGCTGGCGAGCCATTTCAACTTCGTGAAGGTGCACCAGAAAGTGGTGAAGAAAGTTGCCGTGGTAGGCGATTCCCCGCTGCTCTCGGTTGCGCCCGAGATCGCCAATTTCTTCGTCTCCGCCACAGTCCGCCGTTTCCCCTCTCACAAGCTGGAGGATGCCAAGGCCTGGGCCGCGGCGACGGAGGACGACCCCGGCCATTTCGAGACCATCGATGGCTTGCCGCGCGACGTGGTGGCAGTGCGCGCGGTGGGCATCATCACCGGCGAGGACTACCGCGAGATGCTGCTGCCGCTGGTGCAGGAAAAGCTCAAGGAGCATGACAAGCTCAAATGCCTGTTCGTGCTGGACCACGACTACACCGCATACACCGGCAGCGCCGCGTGGGAGGACACCAAATTCGATCTTGCCCTGCTGCGCGACTTCACCCGCGTGGCGGTGGTGACCGATGTCGAATGGATGGTGAAAGCGTTCCGCCTGTTCGGCCCGCTGATGCCCTATGACTTCCGCCTGTTCGGGCTGGCCGAGCTGGAAGAGGCGAAGGGCTGGATCAAGCGCTAG
- a CDS encoding cold-shock protein has product MAKTGSVKFFNTDKGYGFIQPDDGSNDSFVHITAVQAAGMTGLDKDQRLNYDVEIGRNGKESAVNLSAAD; this is encoded by the coding sequence ATGGCCAAGACTGGCTCCGTGAAATTCTTCAACACCGACAAGGGCTATGGCTTTATCCAGCCCGACGATGGCTCGAACGACAGCTTCGTCCACATCACCGCCGTGCAGGCGGCCGGCATGACCGGCCTCGATAAGGACCAGCGCCTCAACTACGACGTGGAAATCGGCCGCAACGGCAAGGAAAGCGCCGTCAACCTGTCGGCTGCCGACTGA
- the thiC gene encoding phosphomethylpyrimidine synthase ThiC, producing MADINSKLEIGVTTGPIRGSKKIHVGARTGSGVRVAMREISLEGDEAPVRVYDTSGPYTDPEANIDIQAGLASLRSDWIRARGDVEEYDARAVKPEDNGQLGPDRSGGVPAFPNVVKRPLRAKAGQNVTQMHYARRGIITPEMEYVAERENLGREMAAELIAANRAGAQSWGASIPDVITPEFVRDEVARGRAIIPSNINHPESEPMAIGRNFLVKINANIGNSAVASDVANEVDKMVWSIRWGADTVMDLSTGRNIHDTREWIIRNSPVPIGTVPIYQALEKVGGVAEDLTWEIFRDTLIEQAEQGVDYFTIHAGVRLPYVPLAANRVTGIVSRGGSIMAKWCLAHHKESFLYERFDEITEIMKAYDIAYSLGDGLRPGSIADANDEAQFAELYTLGELTHRAWKQDVQVMIEGPGHVPMHKIKENMDKQLEVCGEAPFYTLGPLVTDIAPGYDHITSGIGAAQIGWYGTAMLCYVTPKEHLGLPDRDDVKVGVVTYKLAAHAADLAKGHPAAKVRDDALSKARFEFRWRDQFNLSLDPDTAEQYHDQTLPAEGAKTAHFCSMCGPKFCSMKISQDVRDFASKQNQGADGFLASVQSGAEAAAASREAALKGMEEMAEKYREGGDLYVKAAD from the coding sequence ATGGCAGACATCAATTCCAAGCTCGAAATCGGCGTCACTACCGGGCCCATCCGCGGCTCGAAGAAAATTCATGTCGGCGCCCGCACCGGCAGCGGCGTGCGCGTCGCCATGCGCGAGATCAGCCTCGAGGGCGATGAGGCCCCGGTGCGGGTCTATGACACGAGCGGCCCCTACACCGACCCCGAGGCGAACATCGATATCCAGGCCGGCCTGGCTTCCTTGCGGAGCGATTGGATACGCGCGCGCGGCGATGTCGAGGAATATGACGCGCGGGCGGTGAAGCCGGAGGATAACGGCCAGCTCGGGCCGGATCGTTCGGGCGGCGTCCCGGCGTTCCCCAATGTCGTTAAGCGCCCCCTCCGCGCGAAGGCTGGCCAGAACGTCACGCAGATGCACTACGCCCGCCGCGGCATCATCACGCCCGAGATGGAATATGTCGCCGAGCGCGAGAACCTCGGGCGCGAAATGGCGGCGGAGCTGATCGCCGCCAACCGCGCCGGTGCGCAAAGCTGGGGCGCAAGCATCCCCGATGTCATCACCCCCGAATTCGTTCGCGACGAGGTTGCGCGCGGGCGGGCGATCATCCCCAGCAACATCAACCACCCGGAAAGCGAGCCGATGGCGATCGGCCGCAACTTCCTGGTCAAGATCAACGCCAATATCGGCAACAGTGCGGTGGCATCGGACGTCGCGAACGAAGTCGACAAGATGGTCTGGTCGATCCGCTGGGGCGCGGACACGGTGATGGACCTTTCCACCGGCCGCAACATCCACGACACCCGCGAATGGATCATCCGCAACAGCCCCGTCCCCATCGGCACCGTGCCGATCTACCAGGCGCTGGAGAAGGTCGGCGGCGTCGCCGAAGACCTCACATGGGAGATCTTCCGCGACACGCTGATCGAGCAGGCCGAGCAGGGCGTCGACTATTTCACCATCCACGCCGGCGTGCGCCTGCCCTATGTCCCGCTCGCCGCCAATCGCGTGACGGGCATCGTCAGCCGCGGCGGCAGCATCATGGCGAAATGGTGCCTCGCGCATCACAAGGAGAGCTTCCTCTACGAACGCTTCGACGAGATCACCGAGATCATGAAGGCCTATGACATCGCCTATTCGCTGGGCGACGGCCTGCGCCCCGGCTCCATCGCCGACGCCAATGACGAAGCGCAATTCGCCGAGCTCTACACGCTGGGCGAGCTGACCCACCGCGCGTGGAAACAGGATGTGCAGGTGATGATCGAAGGGCCGGGCCACGTGCCCATGCACAAGATCAAGGAGAACATGGACAAGCAGCTGGAGGTGTGCGGCGAAGCGCCGTTCTACACCCTCGGCCCGCTCGTCACCGATATCGCGCCGGGCTATGACCACATCACCAGCGGCATCGGCGCGGCGCAGATCGGCTGGTACGGCACGGCGATGCTCTGCTACGTCACGCCCAAGGAACACCTGGGCCTGCCCGACCGCGACGATGTGAAGGTGGGCGTGGTGACCTACAAGCTCGCCGCCCACGCCGCCGACCTGGCCAAGGGCCACCCCGCCGCCAAGGTCCGCGACGACGCGCTGTCAAAGGCCCGCTTCGAATTCCGCTGGCGCGACCAGTTCAACCTCTCGCTCGACCCCGACACGGCCGAGCAATACCACGACCAGACGCTGCCTGCCGAGGGCGCCAAGACCGCGCATTTCTGCAGCATGTGCGGGCCGAAGTTCTGCAGCATGAAGATCAGCCAGGACGTGCGGGATTTCGCTAGCAAGCAGAACCAGGGCGCGGACGGGTTCCTCGCGAGCGTGCAGAGCGGAGCCGAGGCGGCGGCTGCGAGCCGTGAGGCGGCGCTGAAGGGGATGGAGGAGATGGCAGAGAAGTACCGCGAGGGTGGCGATTTGTATGTGAAGGCGGCTGATTGA